In a single window of the Silurus meridionalis isolate SWU-2019-XX chromosome 8, ASM1480568v1, whole genome shotgun sequence genome:
- the LOC124389599 gene encoding galectin-5-like — translation MDLSDALDGGAAQTNLSNQQAGGPAWPGQPQNPSWPGQPFQPWPGQQPNMPSWPGQPSWPGQPSQPNAPAWPGQFPATAPQNVNLAVPFDMPLPRGVFDKLLIIIQGEVNPNAERFSINLARNKDIAFHFNPRFNENGIKVLVRNTMINDVWGTEERTAPSFPFVPGKPFEVKILCTPTEYKVAVNGAHMFEYKHRFRELDQINHLTILKDVKLTDVKLETLPF, via the exons CTCTCAGATGCTCTTGATGGTGGTGCTGCACAAACCAATTTGAGCAATCAGCAGGCTGGAGGACCAGCATGGCCTGGCCAGCCTCAAAATCCCTCTTGGCCTGGCCAACCATTCCAGCCCTGGCCTGGGCAACAGCCAAACATGCCATCCTGGCCTGGTCAGCCATCATGGCCTGGCCAACCCAGTCAACCCAATGCACCAGCGTGGCCAGGACAGTTTCCAGCAACTGCTCCTCAAAATGTGAATTTG GCTGTCCCATTTGACATGCCTCTGCCTCGTGGAGTATTTGACAAGCTGCTTATTATCATCCAGGGGGAGGTCAACCCAAATGCTGAAAg GTTTTCAATAAATCTGGCCAGAAATAAAGACATTGCCTTTCACTTTAACCCCCGCTTTAATGAAAATGGCATTAAGGTGCTAGTTAGAAACACCATGATAAACGATGTGTGGGGTACAGAGGAAAGAACAGCACCTTCATTCCCTTTCGTTCCAGGAAAGCCTTTTGAG GTAAAGATCTTGTGTACCCCGACTGAATATAAAGTGGCTGTGAACGGTGCACACATGTTCGAGTACAAACATCGTTTTCGTGAGCTTGACCAGATTAACCATCTCACTATCTTAAAAGATGTCAAACTTACTGATGTAAAATTAGAGACCCTCCCATTCTAA